GCCCACCCACACAGTCTGAGGCGGTTGTGCCTTATTTGGTGTTACGAACCACGGAGGGTGGGCTTGGCTGTCACACGGGGACCAAGACAAGCAGGGTCTTAGGTCCTGAGGAGGGTGCCCTGGTGCCAGCAATGCTCCCTGGGTGGCAAGAAGAGGATGGGACTGAAATGAAGGTGGCATTGTTCAGGACGGACTCCCCTACCCACACACTTGGCTGGATAGCAGAGCATCCCGCGGGCTGGAGCACGGTGTGGCCATTCCCAGACCAGAACCCTGAGGCCCTCAGGGGGTTTGCAGAGAAGCTGTCTCCGACTTAGGTCCCCCTCACCCCACACCCCCTCGGGATTCTTGTGGCAGATGAGAGCACCCCTCCTGCAGACAGAAGTTTCCAAAAGGCCTAGGCCACTCCCACCTCGTCCTCAGCCATTGTTGTCCGAGACTCAGGGACTGGGACGGAGGGGGACATAAGGCCATTGGGCTGTGCTTGTGCTGGGGCACCCCGAGAACCTGACCCAGAGCCACATGGGTGGGCAGTGTCCATGGGGTCAGTATTGTCCGGATTTGTCCTGCCTCGGCCCCGGGGCCAGCTGGCCTAGTCCTCCTTGGGTCTCTCCACGGTGAGAAATGTGTCCACAATTGCTGGTTGGCGCTCCTGGTCACCAAGTGGCTGCTTTTCTCGGTTCTGCTCGGCCCTGGTTCGCGTCCAGGAGGGGGAGCGCAGACAGCCAGACCGGGGTAGTGGGTGCAGGCCTGATGGGAACATAAGGGTCAGGTCATTCCTGCAGCTACTGGGCTGGGCCCCCGTGTGCCTCTCACACGGGGTCTGGCTGCACACTGGGGTCCCCCGGGTGTTTAGAAAACACAGATGCCAGGCCACCAGCATTGCGGACATGGGGGTCTGGAGGCGGCATGGGCAAGGACGTTTGTGATGCCCACAAAAAAGAGGGTCTCTGTGCAGCTGAGATCCCACCCTGGCTGTGAACCTGGCCCACAGCATCTGAGCAGTCCGTCACCCTCCCAGGGTGCAGGCTGTACAGTACAGAGCTGGAGCCTGAGCCCCCCATTCCACCCCCTGCCTGCACGAGGTGCGATCAGGGAGAGAAAACGGTCCCTGGGTCCCCATACCCCCACTGGCTGCGTGGCTGTTTCTGGAGCCCTATAGGTCTTGGGTCAAGGGCAACACTTCCCCAGCAACCGAAGGGGAAACAAAGGACTGAACTGTGGTGCCAGGGTCGATGAAGGCCACCCTGCTTGGCTTAGCCTAACTTGTGAATGATTACATTCACATTTAGTAAATTTCACTTTTTGGTGGGACTATGGCTTTGGCCTTTTGTTGGCATTTGGAAAGGAGAATTGAGGAAAACAGGAGGGAAATTCCTTAAAGCTGGGCAAATAGacatgtaaaatgcaaaaatattgggatgcttggctggctcagttggaggagcatgcgattcttgaccttggggtcgtgagttcgagccctacgctGGGGACAGAGATtactagaaagaataaaatgccaaAATATCGAACGAAATGGTACAGTGACAAACGCTGATTTTGACACACACGTGAGCAACAGTTATTTTCCGAAATAGGGGTTTGAGGAGAGCTGTGTTTGGTCGGCTTGGGCCCCAGGACCGCCCCACGCTGCTCACTGCGCCCCAACGCCAGCCCACCTGCTGGCGACTCGCTGGCCAGGCTCTCGTCGTCCGAGTCAGCAAAGACCTCAGCCAGCTCCTGGTCGGACATGTCTGTCAGCTCAGTGAGATCCAGGAGGTCAAAGTGCACCTCCAGGGAGGAGACGCTGCTCAGGGGCTCTGCGGGGCCGGGCAGGGGGATGGCTGGTCATGGGCGCGGTCCGTCCACCCAAGGCCCCCCATGAGCCCCAGGGAAGAAGAGCTCCGGGTGAAGCCCTGTGTGGCCAGGATAAGACGGGGCAGACCCAGACACCCCCGTACTCCACACACTCAACCCTAAACACCTTCTGGGGTCCCCCGCTTTGCAGATGGTACAGCCAAAGCCCACAGAGCCAGAGCTGTGAGAGCTCGGCACCACCGCCACTGCCACCCTGGATACCCCTGGGGTACTGTCTGGACAGGACGGGGACCCTG
This genomic interval from Panthera leo isolate Ple1 chromosome E2, P.leo_Ple1_pat1.1, whole genome shotgun sequence contains the following:
- the DBNDD1 gene encoding dysbindin domain-containing protein 1 isoform X1, translated to MEPPEGAGPGGNTVFVAEMVKENEVPQAALGTLAHGTGGSCHSPTAEEEVAIPIPAPGLLQVTERRQPLSSVSSLEVHFDLLDLTELTDMSDQELAEVFADSDDESLASESPAGLHPLPRSGCLRSPSWTRTRAEQNREKQPLGDQERQPAIVDTFLTVERPKED
- the DBNDD1 gene encoding dysbindin domain-containing protein 1 isoform X3, encoding MVKENEVPQAALGTLAHGTGGSCHSPTAEEEVAIPIPAPGLLQVTERRQPLSSVSSLEVHFDLLDLTELTDMSDQELAEVFADSDDESLASESPAGLHPLPRSGCLRSPSWTRTRAEQNREKQPLGDQERQPAIVDTFLTVERPKED
- the DBNDD1 gene encoding dysbindin domain-containing protein 1 isoform X2; its protein translation is MEPPEGAGPGEMVKENEVPQAALGTLAHGTGGSCHSPTAEEEVAIPIPAPGLLQVTERRQPLSSVSSLEVHFDLLDLTELTDMSDQELAEVFADSDDESLASESPAGLHPLPRSGCLRSPSWTRTRAEQNREKQPLGDQERQPAIVDTFLTVERPKED